One region of Eremothecium gossypii ATCC 10895 chromosome II, complete sequence genomic DNA includes:
- the ASK1 gene encoding Ask1p (Syntenic homolog of Saccharomyces cerevisiae YKL052C (ASK1)): MARQPPAPEPTLEQLDQEITLQLQKIDANLSACFSKITKDIIPAVARYGAVCDDALSACSWLRELFQKSSDIQLATEPAAPAPAAESLFPQAPAPRAPEVTTEGHVLAVPVSSDDEPDDGSTLQRQHKRRKLSLQLQQRYGSSSSSSFVSRSPTLRTRPASSPLRAPDDPDPPAVLRFAAR, encoded by the coding sequence ATGGCACGCCAGCCCCCCGCCCCCGAGCCCAcgctcgagcagctggaccAGGAAATcacgctgcagctgcagaagatCGATGCCAACCTCAGCGCGTGCTTCAGCAAGATCACCAAGGACATCATCCCTGCGGTTGCGCGGTACGGCGCCGTGTGCGACGACGCGCTGagcgcctgcagctggcTGCGCGAGCTGTTCCAGAAGAGCTCGGACATCCAGCTCGCGACGGAgccggccgcgcccgcgcctgcGGCCGAGTCGCTGTTCCCAcaggcgccggcgccgcgcgcgcccgaGGTCACGACCGAGGGTCACGTGCTCGCGGTGCCCGTGTCCAGCGATGACGAGCCCGACGACGGCAGCAcgctgcagcgccagcacaaacggcgcaagctctcgctgcagctgcagcagcgctacggctcgtcgtcgtcgtcgtcgttTGTCTCGCGCTCGCCCACGCTGCGCACGCGCCCGGCCTCGTCtccgctgcgcgcgccggacGACCCAGACCCCCCCGCGGTCCTGCGCTTCGCCGCGCGGTAG
- the OAR1 gene encoding 3-oxoacyl-[acyl-carrier-protein] reductase (NADPH) (Syntenic homolog of Saccharomyces cerevisiae YKL055C (OAR1)) has translation MHSLAVAVVTGGTRGIGYQVVQRTLAEGLSCVFVGSSEASVATAFDQLGCTPLREHQFVRGVALDLATWPAWPAQASFPCWERSAAGSAQRAAALLDLAPGGPRRARYHYDLLVNCAGVSQASLAAHTSADAAARLLHVNLGSLVSLCQLSVRPMLRARRVAHARPTIVNVASVLGCAHAQPPPGTAVYAASKSAVIQYSRALAAELERTGIACHAVAPGLVPDTDMIAALPPDARARLAAAFPEAPTTPRAVCDHIWRLYRQPSPRAPGP, from the coding sequence ATGCACAGCCTGGCCGTCGCAGTGGTGACCGGCGGTACCCGGGGCATTGGGTACCAAGTCGTACAGCGCACGCTGGCAGAGGGGCTCTCCTGCGTGTTTGTGGGCTCGTCCGAGGCCTCCGTCGCGACCGCGTTCGACCAGCTCGGATGCACGCCGCTCCGCGAGCACCAGTTCGTGCGCGGCGTCGCGCTGGACCTAGCGACCTGGCCCGCGTGGCCCGCCCAGGCCTCGTTCCCCTGTTGGGAGCGCTCCGccgcgggcagcgcgcagcgcgccgccgcgctgctggacctCGCGCCGGGcgggccgcgccgcgcgcgctaCCATTACGACCTGCTTGTCAACTGCGCCGGCGTCTCGCAGGCGTCGCTGGCCGCACACACCTCcgccgacgccgccgcccgcctccTCCACGTCAACCTGGGCTCCCTCGTGTCCCTGTGCCAGCTCTCCGTGCGCCCCatgctgcgcgcgcgccgcgtcGCCCACGCGCGCCCCACAATCGTCAATGTCGCGTCTGTCCTGGGCTGCGCGCACGCACAGCCGCCGCCCGGCACAGCCGTCTACGCCGCATCCAAGAGCGCGGTCATCCAGTACTCACGTGCCCTCGCCGCTGAGCTCGAGCGGACCGGCATCGCCTGCCATGCCGTCGCCCCGGGCCTTGTGCCCGACACGGACATGATCGCAGCTCTGCCACCCGACGCCCGCGCTCGCCTAGCCGCTGCATTCCCTGAAGCCCCCACCACTCCGAGGGCTGTCTGCGACCACATCTGGCGCCTCTATCGCCAGCCAtcgccgcgcgcaccgGGGCCGTGA
- the TMA19 gene encoding Tma19p (Syntenic homolog of Saccharomyces cerevisiae YKL056C (TMA19)) → MIIFKDLISGDELLSDAYDVKLVDGVIYEADCAMVKVGADNVDIGANPSAEGGDEDVDDGTETVNNVVHSFRLQQTAFDKKSFLTYIKGYMKEIKNRLQETNPDEIAIFEKGAQVYVKKVIGSFKDWEFFTGESMDPEGMLVLMNYREDGVTPFVAIWKHGVKEEKI, encoded by the coding sequence ATGATCATTTTCAAGGACCTAATCTCTGGCGACGAACTGCTATCCGACGCTTACGATGTTAAGCTAGTCGACGGCGTCATCTACGAGGCCGACTGTGCCATGGTCAAGGTCGGCGCTGACAACGTCGACATCGGCGCCAACCCTTCCGCTGAGGGCGGCGACGAGGACGTCGATGACGGCACGGAGACTGTCAACAACGTTGTGCACTCCTTCCGTCTACAGCAGACCGCGTTCGACAAGAAGTCGTTCTTGACCTACATCAAGGGCTACATGAAGGAGATCAAGAACCGCCTGCAGGAGACCAACCCAGACGAGATTGCGATCTTCGAGAAGGGTGCCCAGGTTTACGTCAAGAAGGTCATTGGCTCGTTCAAGGACTGGGAGTTCTTCACTGGTGAGTCCATGGACCCTGAGGGTATGCTGGTTTTGATGAACTACCGCGAGGACGGTGTGACGCCTTTCGTGGCCATCTGGAAGCACGGTGTCAAGGAGGAGAAGATCTGA
- the SFK1 gene encoding Sfk1p (Syntenic homolog of Saccharomyces cerevisiae YKL051W (SFK1)), which yields MGFPPPGNYFFLVPWIAVIPWCGMLIAMLVCWSVQGHPIYWFMDGDQFPVYISDIGATNLQPLFVTCVAWQGLWYCIMVACEFFQRSGHWPLPWLARQRLPADVEPVSSSSYMGSELSMRVRYAELLSSSRFLMPPYYTKHERNLIFASFVLGLIGELAILMCAIFSTAKFHKVHLSMVGVFVSMMYFSILCAAIEYLSMGRHYARLHPLAGSAAHVGSASSRHGHVWNKLTVSGTVKMVWLFLAAAWAICFGAVKNPSISASFEWVLAFWLCAYYVIVSVDFYMGSRYKESKYFHQITNFSGYYKYDQLVLGEAKLHVERVGHDAGQDYRGNTPVDIVT from the coding sequence ATGGGGTTTCCACCGCCCGGCAATTATTTCTTCCTGGTGCCATGGATCGCGGTGATCCCCTGGTGCGGCATGCTAATTGCCATGCTCGTGTGCTGGTCGGTGCAGGGGCACCCGATATACTGGTTCATGGACGGGGACCAGTTCCCAGTATATATTAGCGACATCGGCGCGACCAACCTGCAGCCACTGTTTGTGACGTGCGTAGCGTGGCAGGGGCTGTGGTACTGCATCATGGTCGCGTGCGAGTTTTTCCAGCGCTCTGGGCACTGGCCGCTGCCGTGGCtggcgcggcagcggctgcCGGCGGACGTCGAGCCGGtctcgagcagcagctacATGGGGAGCGAGCTGTCTATGCGCGTGCGGTACGCGGAGCTGCTTTCGAGCAGCCGCTTTTTGATGCCTCCCTACTACACGAAGCACGAGCGCAACCTGATTTTTGCATCCTTTGTCTTAGGGTTGATCGGCGAGCTTGCCATTCTGATGTGCGCGATCTTCTCCACGGCGAAATTCCACAAGGTGCACCTGTCAATGGTCGGCGTATTCGTCTCGATGATGTACTTCTCAATTCTGTGCGCTGCAATTGAGTACCTGAGCATGGGTCGCCACTACGCACGGTTGCACCCATTGGCCGGCTCTGCTGCCCATGTTGGTTCCGCTTCTTCTCGGCACGGTCACGTGTGGAACAAGCTTACTGTTAGCGGGACGGTGAAAATGGTTTGGCTATTTCTGGCAGCTGCTTGGGCCATATGCTTTGGGGCTGTGAAAAACCCATCCATCAGTGCATCGTTCGAGTGGGTGCTGGCATTCTGGCTGTGCGCCTACTATGTCATCGTGTCGGTTGACTTCTACATGGGCAGTAGGTACAAGGAGTCGAAGTACTTCCACCAAATAACCAACTTCTCTGGTTATTACAAATATGACCAGCTAGTGCTCGGCGAAGCGAAGCTCCATGTGGAACGGGTCGGGCACGATGCGGGCCAAGACTATCGCGGAAACACCCCGGTTGATATTGTAACATAA
- the HOF1 gene encoding formin-binding protein HOF1 (Syntenic homolog of Saccharomyces cerevisiae YMR032W (HOF1)) — translation MAQNYNYQLNFWDDQEEGVRILLRHVAQGLDACKNMVTFFEERSKLEKDYSRKLGAIANRLEQQLESTPDYGNMQKCAELCRAEQSKLAQSHSKQAEQIYRENYLSLKEFVSDGQARYKTLEGKIRQLRQDKLQKRQMYDELLDKLEKAKAELREIQLNQINVVSGREMTANERQLNKWSAIVDELHRKIDVLGQEYKSAKRHWLQEWGPLSMDLQLLEESRIQMTKTKLQEFVTFSTDCAIHEQISMDKMTNMLSGFTAQQDIHSFAYNHGTGRIKSKSVEATFNKSASVATPVDKHTENMRILSSKLSRNRPASQRMPSNEFCRDPGSDNSSVIVLDDDIMYGQPAKMCDNRISCISNDLADYSIQSRVSSVKRSSMHGRPIMSAASRSPTEPSYLDRHPIDYADHTPQSAAMKGYLQQQQQTQNTEIRRAVREQQLQHREGRFNTGPLSAGSSSSNSNPTDTTARSMATSADSMVTSISSYASSIDDSQRLAKSWNSRNRRKSRDYSRPREADSRHSSDEDRILGQRTEMSGVTPTRSRSHHRKSLGSDVEGALRALEEDEMRKRNGRDDRSSHAGRSAHSDDFESSRTINRQPQFIPFQRTKSVAMEWPKVTSKGRRVIGYARAIYSFTEPNDNDILYFEMGDHLLLTEKLNTDWYIGEVHNGNGKQGLIPMNYVELLS, via the coding sequence ATGGCACAGAACTACAATTACCAGCTAAACTTCTGGGACGATCAAGAGGAGGGGGTGCGGATCTTGTTGCGACATGTGGCGCAGGGGCTGGATGCGTGCAAGAACATGGTGACCTTCTTCGAGGAGCGCAGCAAGCTGGAGAAGGACTACTCGCGCAAGCTGGGTGCGATCGCGAACCGcctggagcagcagctggagtCCACTCCGGACTACGGGAACATGCAGAAGTGTGCGGAGCTCTGCCGGGCGGAGCAGAGCAAACTGGCCCAGAGCCACTCGAAACAGGCAGAGCAGATCTACCGCGAGAATTACCTTTCGCTGAAGGAGTTTGTGAGCGACGGCCAGGCGCGCTACAAGACACTGGAGGGTAAGAtccggcagctgcgccaAGACAAGCTGCAGAAGCGGCAGATGTATGATGAACTGTTGGACAAACTGGAGAAGGCGAAGGCGGAGCTCCGCGAGATCCAATTGAACCAGATCAACGTCGTGAGTGGGCGCGAGATGACTGCAAACGAGCGTCAGCTGAATAAATGGAGCGCCATTGTGGACGAACTCCACCGCAAGATCGACGTGCTGGGGCAGGAGTACAAGAGCGCCAAGCGGCACTGGCTGCAAGAGTGGGGTCCTCTAAGTATGGATTTGCAGCTTTTGGAAGAGTCGCGTATCCAGATGACGAAGACTAAGCTTCAGGAGTTTGTCACATTCAGCACAGACTGTGCTATTCATGAGCAGATATCAATGGACAAGATGACCAACATGCTGAGTGGGTTCACCGCACAGCAAGATATCCATTCGTTTGCCTACAATCACGGCACAGGCCGGATAAAGTCGAAGTCGGTAGAAGCCACGTTTAACAAATCTGCTTCTGTGGCTACGCCGGTCGACAAACACACCGAAAACATGCGCATTCTTTCATCCAAGTTATCGCGCAATCGGCCAGCCAGCCAGCGGATGCCTTCCAATGAGTTCTGCCGGGACCCCGGAAGCGATAATTCCTCGGTAATTGTGCTGGACGATGATATAATGTATGGTCAACCAGCCAAGATGTGCGACAACCGCATCTCCTGCATCTCGAATGATCTGGCTGATTATTCAATACAATCGCGTGTGTCGTCTGTGAAGCGGTCTTCGATGCATGGCCGACCCATCATGTCGGCCGCCTCGAGAAGCCCTACCGAACCAAGTTATCTTGACAGGCACCCAATTGATTATGCCGACCACACGCCCCAGAGTGCCGCGATGAAAGGTTACctgcaacagcagcagcagacaCAGAATACTGAGATACGTAGGGCTGTTCGTGAGCAGCAGCTACAGCATCGCGAGGGCCGTTTCAATACTGGCCCTCTTTCAGCGGGATCCTCGTCTTCTAATTCGAACCCCACCGACACTACAGCCAGAAGCATGGCCACGAGTGCGGACTCGATGGTAACGTCCATCTCCTCGTACGCAAGCAGTATCGATGACTCCCAGCGGCTGGCAAAGTCTTGGAACTCAAGGAATAGACGCAAATCTCGTGATTACTCTAGGCCTAGGGAGGCAGATTCGCGCCATTCATCTGATGAGGACCGTATACTCGGCCAACGCACGGAAATGAGTGGCGTGACACCGACCCGCTCGCGGTCGCACCATCGCAAGTCGCTTGGATCGGACGTTGAGGGGGCTCTACGTGCGCTCGAAGAGGATGAGATGCGTAAACGTAATGGTAGAGATGACAGGTCGTCCCACGCAGGCAGATCCGCACACAGCGATGACTTTGAGAGCTCTCGAACCATCAATCGCCAGCCTCAATTCATTCCATTCCAGCGCACCAAAAGCGTTGCGATGGAGTGGCCCAAGGTCACCAGCAAGGGTCGCCGTGTTATCGGCTACGCGCGCGCTATCTACAGCTTCACGGAGCCTAACGACAATGACATTCTGTACTTCGAGATGGGGGACCACTTGCTGCTCACTGAAAAGCTGAACACCGACTGGTATATCGGGGAAGTCCACAATGGGAACGGCAAGCAGGGGCTCATTCCGATGAACTACGTGGAACTGCTCTCCTGA
- the DEF1 gene encoding DNA damage-responsive RNA polymerase-degradation factor DEF1 (Syntenic homolog of Saccharomyces cerevisiae YKL054C (DEF1)), whose protein sequence is MSQQYSRRGGGKAKRTQVDAEKKFKLDTLTELFPDWTNEDLIDLVHEFEDLETIIDKITTGAVTKWDEVKKPSKKDRQQKEPAGDVEHIHAGSAAAAFGASAQAQGAPASLQRSHHSAGHQNNAKPYQRQSKYSNSPRQGKQQHQRKEKVAKENLKPAGQPAKSTASSTSWAAMLSKKEDSKLQAPEQQLEEQPQAQSQAQQTEEPVAKESQTEKKVGPQPVAAPLHEEQDSKPKKMTWAAIASKPPKHAENASKKPQEILQNVQDLKKEINKIATEDTAVEHSETTVTHSEVGVNAQAEHESFPIEDGARSVGADDTYYAENVDATNEDAAATVNGNAPAASEEAAAQEDASNANANVPVSLPAEANHQASQQVSFGSEEKQQTPQQPSQQGGMHAGQHVVSQVPQSAQHSSQAAAQTSQQVASQAPQQQTPQQAYYQDTYTQQLPQQQAQAAQAQQYYMNQYQFPGYSYPGMFDSQSAYPVYNHQQFAVPQQGQPTAQSSQNSQQAQSQSQQQQQQQQQQQQQQQQQQQQQQQQQQQYGIPPGYVQAGELAAQSPASTHTQPQQQPQYGGYGMPYYFYQQSFPYAQPQYGMAGQYPYQVPKAAYNYYQPQQMSQAGNQATHQSQSSQNDDSSSASAANPQQGQQGGANSQQQSQAAAAQAQAAAQAQFQQYYQFQQQAAANQQGMPYGYSGYDYTSQTSRGFY, encoded by the coding sequence ATGTCACAGCAGTATAGCAGAAGAGGTGGCGGTAAAGCCAAGCGGACGCAGGTGGACGCGGAGAAGAAGTTCAAGCTTGATACGCTGACAGAGCTGTTCCCAGACTGGACGAACGAGGACCTGATCGACCTGGTCCATGAGTTCGAGGACTTGGAAACGATTATAGACAAGATCACCACGGGGGCGGTAACGAAATGGGACGAGGTGAAAAAGCCGTCGAAAAAAGATAGACAGCAGAAGGAGCCGGCGGGCGACGTGGAACATATACATGCGGGATCCGCTGCCGCGGCGTTCGGGGCCTCCGCGCAGGCCCAGGGCGCGCCGGCGTCGCTACAACGGTCGCATCATTCTGCAGGTCATCAGAACAACGCTAAGCCGTATCAGAGACAGAGCAAATACAGCAACAGCCCTCGGCAAGGCAAACAGCAGCATCAGAGAAAAGAGAAGGTGGCGAAGGAGAACCTGAAGCCTGCCGGCCAGCCGGCCAAGTCGACGGCGTCCAGCACTTCCTGGGCCGCCATGTTATCAAAGAAAGAGGACTCTAAGTTACAGGCGCCAGAGCAGCAACTTGAAGAACAGCCGCAGGCCCAGTCACAGGCCCAACAGACGGAGGAACCAGTAGCGAAAGAATCTCAGACCGAGAAGAAGGTGGGACCACAGCCTGTAGCCGCACCTCTGCATGAAGAGCAGGATTCAAAGCCTAAGAAGATGACCTGGGCTGCAATTGCCTCTAAACCACCGAAACATGCGGAAAATGCATCCAAAAAGCCGCAAGAGATTCTACAGAATGTCCAGGACTTGAAGAAAGAGATTAATAAAATCGCCACAGAGGACACTGCCGTGGAGCACTCGGAAACAACAGTTACGCACTCGGAAGTGGGCGTAAATGCCCAAGCTGAACATGAGTCTTTCCCTATCGAGGATGGCGCCAGGAGTGTTGGTGCCGATGATACCTACTATGCAGAAAACGTGGATGCCACGAACGAGGACGCAGCTGCAACTGTGAACGGCAATGCCCCAGCGGCCTCGGAAGAGGCAGCTGCCCAAGAAGACGCGTCTAACGCGAATGCTAACGTTCCAGTTTCTCTACCGGCCGAAGCTAACCACCAGGCTTCCCAGCAAGTTTCTTTTGGCTCAGAGGAGAAGCAGCAGACTCCTCAGCAACCTTCCCAGCAGGGCGGTATGCACGCTGGGCAGCATGTTGTCTCGCAGGTGCCTCAAAGTGCTCAGCATAGCTCACAGGCCGCCGCACAGACGTCCCAGCAGGTAGCTTCTCAGGCTCCTCAGCAACAGACGCCGCAGCAGGCCTACTACCAAGACACTTACACACAACAACTACCTCAGCAACAAGCTCAGGCTGCCCAAGCCCAACAATACTACATGAACCAGTACCAGTTCCCCGGATACTCTTACCCGGGCATGTTTGACTCACAATCTGCTTATCCTGTTTATAACCATCAGCAGTTTGCCGTTCCACAGCAGGGCCAACCAACAGCTCAGAGCAGCCAGAATAGCCAACAGGCCCAGTCGCagtcgcagcagcagcagcagcagcaacaacagcaacaacaacagcagcagcagcagcagcagcaacaacaacagcagcagcagcagtaTGGTATCCCACCCGGCTATGTCCAGGCTGGCGAGCTCGCCGCTCAATCCCCTGCTTCTACGCATACACAgcctcagcagcagccacAGTACGGCGGTTACGGCATGCCTTACTACTTCTACCAGCAGTCCTTCCCATACGCCCAACCGCAGTATGGCATGGCTGGTCAATATCCATACCAGGTCCCTAAGGCTGCTTACAACTACTACCAGCCTCAGCAAATGAGCCAGGCTGGCAACCAGGCCACTCACCAGTCCCAGTCTTCCCAGAACGACGACTCCTCTTCAGCGTCCGCTGCCAATCCTCAACAGGGCCAGCAGGGTGGTGCAAACAGCCAGCAACAGTCCCAGGCTGCCGCAGCGCAGGCCCAGGCTGCCGCTCAGGCCCAGTTCCAGCAGTACTACCAattccagcagcaggcggcggcAAACCAGCAGGGCATGCCATACGGGTACTCCGGATACGACTACACCTCTCAAACTTCGAGAGGATTTTACTAA
- the LPX2 gene encoding Lpx2p (Syntenic homolog of Saccharomyces cerevisiae YMR031C (EIS1) and YKL050C) has translation MSLVSAAVGDERGSGGQPHKKSVYKPNGQPLSKEALYRAQLKYGTYKSPARGGNLGVQDSKTASDKAATTANSNKKAVEAYKRMFVDSNASKAASRAGQQPAPASSAVEPAKQDTSPAAARAASGGQGLRGPTNPKAPALDISKVLEGAERAASKRIQERINPEKVNFTYGLRTGPVESRSSSERTFSINNDLALKTKGDYLREIDGETDPDPTKLANYASSAAIKSYDANNPMDREVIERHARDTEMFKHLSSQQVLAKARANADATISKLDREAKEKLIFSNEGYNKAAIEIAKKNHAERQRLTGGKVNLGGGLWVYPEEVEQVAQGLVNPVLSDVDRRASEQREVDAEIAKRQAQYEADLAEWQAIQREKAENDALEQSQAVDRREIELYDTEETLQKKTVELAQEHAVIIEGKKLELNELKRQHAALLQQSTALYEQERAHIDAELSKQRQENAVSLELAREEEEKALEPVIGELCETEEEHARLVEERAKLETSLSTVLSELDEYKKTVLELESQLLSTTASLEEQQKGLRALISSEKELEDDINNNLSTLVISSREEASSTARELQVKEHEAEAVIKEHKADLARSQQLLEEEKQILMQTVDELNKLKEQAKVEEPHIRPAVTLSVTESTIQQSTSSQPASVVQRAPMHQVGQQPQNVSAGESTVHQTVSTHPSGIVQGSSSVSQPHAIHKPSSPMDEFYSKGAQQPEHLAKLTKSSGDKPSLKQRKVNGPAYVASSPSKKDSALGRFFHKLIPSKKSSGKGQHGVARSSTVPSRKMQTGQRPVQPATTSNQSVPRHLAREVEEDVDAEDVRDLLETQRASGGKIRKGSLFKEVF, from the coding sequence ATGTCCCTTGTGTCTGCAGCAGTCGGAGATGAGCGCGGAAGCGGTGGTCAACCGCACAAGAAATCGGTATACAAGCCCAACGGACAGCCGCTCTCGAAGGAGGCGTTGTACAGGGCGCAGTTGAAGTATGGGACGTACAAGTCGCCAGCACGGGGCGGGAACCTCGGGGTGCAGGACTCTAAGACGGCGTCGGACAAGGCAGCAACGACTGCCAATTCGAACAAGAAGGCAGTGGAGGCGTACAAGCGGATGTTTGTAGACTCCAACGCCTCGAAGGCGGCCTCCCGGGCCGGGCAGcagccggcgccggcgtcGTCTGCGGTGGAGCCTGCCAAGCAGGACACGTCGCCcgcggctgcgcgcgctgcgaGTGGTGGGCAGGGCTTGCGCGGGCCGACAAACCCGAAGGCACCCGCACTGGACATCTCGAAGGTGCTTGAGGGGGCAGAGCGTGCTGCTTCCAAGCGGATCCAGGAGCGGATCAACCCGGAGAAGGTGAACTTCACCTATGGTTTGCGCACGGGCCCAGTCGAGAGTAGGAGCTCTTCGGAACGGACCTTCTCGATCAACAATGATCTAGCGTTGAAGACCAAGGGGGACTATCTCCGCGAAATTGATGGCGAGACAGACCCTGATCCAACCAAGCTTGCCAACTACGCGTCGAGCGCAGCAATCAAGAGCTATGATGCGAACAACCCCATGGACCGTGAAGTTATCGAGCGCCACGCCCGTGACACTGAAATGTTCAAGCACTTGAGTTCCCAGCAGGTGCTGGCCAAGGCCAGGGCGAACGCGGACGCTACTATTAGCAAGCTCGACAGAGAAGCGAAGGAGAAGTTGATCTTCAGTAATGAAGGTTACAACAAGGCTGCCATCGAGATTGCGAAGAAAAACCACGCTGAGCGCCAACGCTTGACCGGAGGTAAAGTAAACCTAGGAGGTGGATTGTGGGTGTACCCAGAGGAGGTTGAACAGGTTGCTCAGGGGCTTGTGAATCCTGTTTTGAGTGACGTGGACAGACGCGCTTCCGAACAGAGGGAGGTTGACGCGGAAATTGCTAAGCGCCAGGCCCAATACGAAGCAGATTTGGCCGAGTGGCAGGCAATTCAGAGAGAGAAGGCCGAGAATGATGCTCTTGAGCAGAGCCAAGCGGTGGACAGACGCGAGATCGAGCTGTACGACACCGAGGAGACTCTTCAGAAGAAGACGGTAGAATTGGCTCAGGAGCATGCTGTCATTATTGAGGGCAAGAAGCTAGAACTCAATGAACTAAAGCGGCAGCATGCTGCGTTGTTGCAACAGAGCACTGCTCTTTATGAACAAGAGCGTGCTCACATCGACGCAGAGCTTTCTAAGCAACGGCAAGAGAATGCTGTGTCGTTGGAATTGGCGCgtgaagaagaagagaaaGCTCTGGAGCCAGTTATCGGAGAATTGTGTGAGACAGAAGAGGAACACGCACGTTTGGTCGAGGAGCGCGCGAAGCTGGAGACCTCTCTTTCTACAGTCTTGAGTGAACTAGATGAATACAAGAAAACTGTTTTGGAGCTTGAAAGTCAACTTCTGTCTACCACTGCGAGCCTTGAGGAACAGCAGAAGGGGTTGCGCGCCCTAATTTCCTCCGAAAAAGAGCTCGAAGATGACATCAACAACAACCTCTCCACGTTAGTCATTAGTTCACGTGAAGAAGCTTCTTCTACTGCAAGGGAGCTCCAGGTAAAGGAGCATGAAGCCGAGGCTGTGATCAAAGAGCATAAGGCTGATCTCGCAAGATCCCAGCAGCTTCTGGAAGAGGAAAAGCAGATCTTGATGCAGACGGTTGATGAGCTAAACAAGTTAAAGGAGCAGGCGAAGGTCGAAGAACCACACATCAGGCCTGCAGTTACCCTTTCCGTCACTGAAAGTACCATCCAGCAAAGCACCTCTTCGCAGCCGGCTTCTGTGGTGCAGCGAGCTCCTATGCACCAGGTCGGTCAGCAGCCTCAGAACGTCTCCGCGGGAGAATCGACTGTTCACCAGACTGTTTCAACCCATCCCTCCGGTATAGTCCAGGGATCATCTTCAGTGAGTCAGCCTCATGCTATCCACAAGCCAAGCTCCCCAATGGATGAGTTCTACTCCAAAGGCGCGCAGCAACCTGAACATTTAGCGAAGCTAACAAAGTCCTCCGGAGACAAGCCCTCGTTGAAACAAAGAAAGGTCAATGGACCGGCCTATGTTGCCTCGTCACCTTCAAAAAAGGACTCCGCGCTGGGCCGTTTCTTCCACAAGTTAATACCATCTAAAAAGTCTTCTGGGAAGGGTCAACACGGAGTAGCAAGAAGCTCTACTGTTCCATCGCGTAAGATGCAGACCGGGCAGCGGCCCGTCCAGCCTGCCACCACCTCGAATCAATCTGTGCCAAGACACCTCGCACGGGAGGTTGAAGAGGATGTTGACGCAGAAGATGTAAGGGATTTGCTGGAAACTCAGCGCGCGAGTGGCGGCAAAATAAGAAAGGGAAGCCTTTTCAAGGAAGTGTTCTGA
- the MDM35 gene encoding Mdm35p (Syntenic homolog of Saccharomyces cerevisiae YKL053C-A (MDM35)) has product MGNAMSASFAPECTPLKETYDQCFNTWYSEKFLRGRSTENECTESWYAYMHCVEAHLVKQGIKPALDEARKEAPFEDEGQTRSQ; this is encoded by the coding sequence ATGGGAAACGCCATGTCCGCCAGCTTCGCGCCTGAGTGCACGCCGCTCAAGGAGACCTACGATCAATGCTTTAACACCTGGTACTCTGAGAAGTTTCTCCGCGGCCGCTCCACGGAGAACGAGTGCACCGAGTCCTGGTACGCCTACATGCACTGCGTCGAGGCCCACCTGGTCAAGCAGGGCATCAAGCCGGCGCTGGACGAAGCGCGCAAGGAGGCGCCGTTCGAGGATGAAGGCCAAACGCGCAGCCAGTGA